A single region of the Lysinibacillus sp. B2A1 genome encodes:
- a CDS encoding peptide deformylase encodes MILMDDIIREGHPTLRTKAEEVKFPLTEEVKQLAVDMLQYLINSQDPEIAHKYDLRSGIGLAANQVNSLHRMFALHLQDENGEQLSFTAINPKIVSHSVENTYLTAGEGCLSVDRNVPGYVPRHARITVKFKTVDGEEKKMRLKGLPAIAFQHELDHLNGIMFYDRINEKNPFEEIPDSIPFERD; translated from the coding sequence ATGATTTTAATGGATGATATTATACGCGAAGGTCATCCGACTTTACGCACGAAAGCTGAGGAAGTTAAATTTCCTTTAACAGAAGAAGTGAAACAGCTTGCAGTAGATATGCTTCAATATTTAATCAACAGTCAAGATCCTGAAATAGCGCATAAATATGATTTACGCAGCGGCATTGGTTTAGCTGCCAATCAAGTTAATAGTCTACATCGTATGTTCGCCTTACATTTGCAAGATGAGAATGGTGAACAGCTAAGTTTCACAGCAATCAACCCTAAAATTGTAAGTCACTCTGTAGAAAATACGTATCTTACTGCTGGTGAAGGCTGTCTTTCTGTAGACCGCAATGTCCCTGGCTATGTCCCTCGCCATGCCCGCATTACAGTAAAGTTTAAAACAGTTGATGGAGAAGAGAAAAAAATGCGTCTTAAAGGCTTACCTGCTATTGCCTTCCAGCATGAATTAGATCATCTGAACGGTATTATGTTTTATGACCGTATCAATGAAAAAAATCCATTTGAAGAAATTCCTGATTCAATTCC